A single window of Rhodamnia argentea isolate NSW1041297 chromosome 5, ASM2092103v1, whole genome shotgun sequence DNA harbors:
- the LOC115752852 gene encoding uncharacterized protein LOC115752852 isoform X4 has translation MSMAKSKEEEDEAAKTDGLEIISIGRLYNGPWDKKYWSCSRGKDRYPYPIGYQAVRAHGGSRCKIEVREGSKGPLFTVTAADGHSCSGQTPNIAWDRFQKKGFPRMKIWHGKRFSCKIDGTEFFGFKDPLVQRLLRELVANVDGIAEPNLLSSSFCGGPSLTEQVLRCPSSCSYPDLLACLVEPRITRKRSRRPENKGTRSSSEVPFERLQTSVLENFKNSNPGGTGHGSQWKRYSVSSCIYSASGGDKIICGSPGILLKQMNSNILTKYDGVEAAGAKNLESPEDHKSTGLTQCVSTAEESLDRFKDGAAPGSSSSVEMERNIEEPVFVNDSGVNVSDMSLCALDTYDSLQDNGDKSHDHALTSLSKTSFNSQGVVAANHKSDFEGLVAESHPGGEMDKDPLTCSSEKSDLDSVGQDVAKSMMTVLLPQALPLLKEASRKKSEAKQDLANYGNARVEKEENMLVLAADSASIIRSSKNGNAIAPDSFEDKLNDVSMSGTNSVFHLDEMHVPPREKIQGDRADLRNVFQHGSLDLPTEWANMSTDSFSFEEGLIAASDCISDAYDWGRTNHEADAKAGLGNDRAMVECNTLLTGNSQCPRSEGTVDRIFRNGCSAERCTAAGDFLCQELNDEPGHTDIAKILTVGQSNHVPTEMPTTSVKHNTNEDPNGSQVQAPVYALVKKNILSFPSAQPIDEKPRNSLPYLVSATDMLDCMTDTANKDQAVPQLKSSGNVQLNNEQKSIYQLIGCYVHPLPIVAVWLSTHENETYICILCGLEEDKVKTLFLYNIPTEHAGEGCPSFLGHTPVTLPIPQNIYGGRIAPERSYLQFTPHGKGLVFLGCMEAPCCRERRISCSCSTCALVSFDETAVRIVQANMGYVTLVATLKAIDRVHSIVVCEPNYLVAIGESGRLHLWAMNPAWSAETEEFDIPTSDCVSPCIVELKKIPRHAYLVVGHNGLGEFSLWDVSKRIFLSKFSHPNPSVSTFLPISLLRWRRQDFISGRNLEEHVDVIMEATMKGFSGHDANHTFLHLEEEDIALWLLVAAVSDVECDYQLNARRKDSVVEWRLALLAEKMVILGNTLDQRVASVGVLTGQGIIATNEGHVYMWELSTGKRLGTLHHFPGGSVSCIATNDSTPAVFAAAGDGGKLLVYRHSQFKAMDRK, from the exons ATGTCAATGGCGAAAtcgaaagaggaggaagatgaagcgGCGAAGACGGACGGTCTGGAGATAATCTCTATCGGGCGCTTGTACAATGGACCGTGGGATAAGAAGTACTGGAGCTGCTCTAGG GGAAAAGACCGGTACCCTTATCCTATTGGATATCAAGCTGTTCGAGCTCATGGTGGGAGCAGATGTAAGATAGAAGTTCGTGAAGGTTCTAAAGGGCCTTTGTTTACG GTTACTGCTGCGGATGGACATTCATGCTCTGGGCAAACTCCAAATATTGCCTGGGATAGGTTTCAAAAGAAAGGTTTCCCTCGTATGAAGATATGGCATGGAAAGAGATTTTCTTGCAAGATAGATGGCACTGAG TTCTTTGGCTTTAAGGATCCATTGGTCCAACGATTGCTTAGGGAGCTAGTGGCCAATGTAGACGGAATTGCAGAACCGAATCTGCTATCTTCTAGCTTCTGCGGTGGCCCTTCCCTAACAGAGCAAGTCCTTAGATGCCCTAGTTCATGCTCATATCCTGATTTGCTGGCATGTTTGGTTGAGCCACGAATTACGAGAAAGAGAAGTAGGAGACCGGAAAACAAAGGTACAAGGTCCAGTTCTGAAGTTCCCTTTGAAAGACTACAAACTTCAGTTCTGGAAAATTTTAAGAACTCGAATCCAGGAGGAACAGGACATGGAAGTCAGTGGAAGCGTTACAGTGTTAGCTCATGCATTTACTCAGCTTCGGGTGGAGATAAAATCATCTGTGGATCTCCTGGAATATTGCTGAAGCAAATGAACTCAAACATTTTGACCAAGTATGATGGGGTCGAAGCTGCCGGCGCAAAGAACCTTGAAAGCCCTGAAGATCATAAATCTACTGGCCTAACCCAATGTGTATCCACAGCAGAAGAATCC CTTGATAGGTTTAAAGATGGTGCAGCCCCTGGGTCGAGCTCTTCTGTGGAAATGGAACGCAACATTGAAGAACCTGTATTTGTGAATGACTCCGGTGTCAATGTCAGTGATATGTCTCTTTGTGCACTTGATACTTATGATAGTTTGCAAG ACAATGGAGATAAATCGCATGATCATGCGTTGACTAGTCTCAGCAAAACATCTTTCAATTCGCAAGGCGTGGTAGCTGCGAACCACAAGTCTGATTTTGAAGGTTTGGTTGCTGAATCACATCCTGGAGGGGAGATGGACAAGGACCCTTTGACTTGTAGCTCTGAGAAAAGTGACCTTGATTCTGTTGGTCAAGATGTAGCCAAGTCTATGATGACAGTTCTGCTTCCACAAGCACTACCTCTGCTCAAGGAGGCCTCAAGAAAGAAGAGTGAAGCAAAGCAAG ATCTGGCAAACTATGGAAATGCACGagtagaaaaggaagaaaacatgCTAGTCCTAGCTGCAGATTCTGCTTCTATCATCAGAAGTTCTAAGAATGGCAATGCAATAGCTCCTGACAGCTTTGAG GATAAACTGAATGATGTCAGTATGAGTGGCACAAACAGTGTTTTTCATCTTGATGAAATGCATGTGCCCCCCagagaaaaaattcaaggagaTCGTGCTGATCTCAGGAATGTTTTTCAACACGGATCTCTGGACCTTCCTACTGAATGGGCTAATATGAGCACAGACTCGTTTTCATTTGAAGAGGGCCTCATAGCTGCATCTGATTGTATTTCAG ATGCATATGATTGGGGTAGGACTAACCATGAAGCTGATGCCAAAGCAGGTCTTGGTAACGACCGTGCCATGGTTGAGTGTAACACACTTTTGACTGGTAACTCTCAATGCCCGCGGTCAGAAGGCACTGTTGACAGGATTTTCAGAAATGGTTGCAGTGCTGAAAGATGTACTGCTGCTGGAGACTTCCTTTGCCAAGAGTTAAATGATGAACCAGGCCATACTGATATTGCAAAAATCCTCACAGTGGGACAGTCCAATCATGTGCCCACAGAGATGCCTACCACAAGCGTCAAGCATAATACAAATGAGGACCCCAATGGTTCACAAGTACAAGCACCTGTCTATGCATTAGTCAAGAAGAATATTTTGAGCTTCCCTTCAGCTCAACCAATTGACGAGAAACCAAGAAACTCTTTACCATATCTGGTGTCAGCCACTGATATGCTTGATTGCATGACAGATACTGCTAACAAAGATCAGGCTGTTCCACAGTTAAAATCGTCTGGGAATGTGCAGCTCAACAATGAGCAGAAAAGCATATATCAGCTCATTGGTTGCTATGTTCATCCTCTTCCAATTGTGGCGGTGTGGTTGAGTACACACGAAAATGAGACATATATATGCATACTCTGTGGCCTTGAAGAGGATAAGGTGAAAACCTTGTTTCTATACAACATACCCACTGAACATGCAGGGGAAGGATGCCCCTCATTTCTTGGTCATACACCAGTTACTTTGCCaatcccacaaaatatatatggTGGTCGG ATTGCGCCGGAAAGATCTTACTTACAGTTCACACCGCATGGAAAAGGCCTCGTCTTTCTTGGCTGTATGGAAGCACCATGTTGCAG GGAAAGAAGAATTTCATGTTCGTGCTCAACATGTGCATTGGTCTCATTTGATGAGACTGCCGTTAGGATTGTTCAAGCAAACATGGGTTACGTGACTCTTGTGGCAACTCTGAAAGCTATTGACAGGGTACACTCAATAGTGGTCTGCGAACCTAATTATCTGGTTGCTATTGGAGAGAGTGGGAGACTGCATCTGTGGGCCATGAATCCAGCCTGGAG TGCTGAGACAGAAGAATTTGATATACCAACCAGTGATTGCGTTTCTCCTTGCATTGTGGAGTTGAAGAAAATCCCAAGACATGCATACTTGGTTGTTGGACATAATGGCCTTGGGGAATTTAGTCTGTG GGATGTATCAAAGCGCATTTTCTTGTCTAAGTTCTCTCATCCCAATCCTTCAGTTTCTACCTTCCTTCCAATCAGCTTACTTAGATGGAGAAGGCAAGATTTTATTTCGGGAAGAAATCTAGAGGAGCATGTCGATGTAATTATGGAAGCAACAATGAAGGGCTTCTCAGGGCATGATGCAAATCACACCTTTCTTCATTTAGAAGAGGAGGATATTGCTTTATGGCTTCTAGTTGCTGCTGTTTCTGACGTTGAATGCGACTATCAATTAAATGCTCGCCGAAAAGATTCAGTTGTAGAATGGAGACTAGCTCTATTGGCGGAGAAAATGGTTATCTTGGGAAATACATTGGATCAAAG GGTCGCTTCAGTGGGCGTATTAACTGGACAAGGGATCATTGCTACAAATGAAGGACATGTTTACATGTGGGAGTTATCTACTGGAAAAAGATTGGGGACTCTTCATCATTTCCCAG
- the LOC115752852 gene encoding uncharacterized protein LOC115752852 isoform X3, which produces MSMAKSKEEEDEAAKTDGLEIISIGRLYNGPWDKKYWSCSRGKDRYPYPIGYQAVRAHGGSRCKIEVREGSKGPLFTVTAADGHSCSGQTPNIAWDRFQKKGFPRMKIWHGKRFSCKIDGTEFFGFKDPLVQRLLRELVANVDGIAEPNLLSSSFCGGPSLTEQVLRCPSSCSYPDLLACLVEPRITRKRSRRPENKGGTGHGSQWKRYSVSSCIYSASGGDKIICGSPGILLKQMNSNILTKYDGVEAAGAKNLESPEDHKSTGLTQCVSTAEESLDRFKDGAAPGSSSSVEMERNIEEPVFVNDSGVNVSDMSLCALDTYDSLQDNGDKSHDHALTSLSKTSFNSQGVVAANHKSDFEGLVAESHPGGEMDKDPLTCSSEKSDLDSVGQDVAKSMMTVLLPQALPLLKEASRKKSEAKQGVSDRGHLSGVVEFEEKNAGPFVNTSSSGDLANYGNARVEKEENMLVLAADSASIIRSSKNGNAIAPDSFEDKLNDVSMSGTNSVFHLDEMHVPPREKIQGDRADLRNVFQHGSLDLPTEWANMSTDSFSFEEGLIAASDCISDAYDWGRTNHEADAKAGLGNDRAMVECNTLLTGNSQCPRSEGTVDRIFRNGCSAERCTAAGDFLCQELNDEPGHTDIAKILTVGQSNHVPTEMPTTSVKHNTNEDPNGSQVQAPVYALVKKNILSFPSAQPIDEKPRNSLPYLVSATDMLDCMTDTANKDQAVPQLKSSGNVQLNNEQKSIYQLIGCYVHPLPIVAVWLSTHENETYICILCGLEEDKVKTLFLYNIPTEHAGEGCPSFLGHTPVTLPIPQNIYGGRIAPERSYLQFTPHGKGLVFLGCMEAPCCRERRISCSCSTCALVSFDETAVRIVQANMGYVTLVATLKAIDRVHSIVVCEPNYLVAIGESGRLHLWAMNPAWSAETEEFDIPTSDCVSPCIVELKKIPRHAYLVVGHNGLGEFSLWDVSKRIFLSKFSHPNPSVSTFLPISLLRWRRQDFISGRNLEEHVDVIMEATMKGFSGHDANHTFLHLEEEDIALWLLVAAVSDVECDYQLNARRKDSVVEWRLALLAEKMVILGNTLDQRVASVGVLTGQGIIATNEGHVYMWELSTGKRLGTLHHFPGGSVSCIATNDSTPAVFAAAGDGGKLLVYRHSQFKAMDRK; this is translated from the exons ATGTCAATGGCGAAAtcgaaagaggaggaagatgaagcgGCGAAGACGGACGGTCTGGAGATAATCTCTATCGGGCGCTTGTACAATGGACCGTGGGATAAGAAGTACTGGAGCTGCTCTAGG GGAAAAGACCGGTACCCTTATCCTATTGGATATCAAGCTGTTCGAGCTCATGGTGGGAGCAGATGTAAGATAGAAGTTCGTGAAGGTTCTAAAGGGCCTTTGTTTACG GTTACTGCTGCGGATGGACATTCATGCTCTGGGCAAACTCCAAATATTGCCTGGGATAGGTTTCAAAAGAAAGGTTTCCCTCGTATGAAGATATGGCATGGAAAGAGATTTTCTTGCAAGATAGATGGCACTGAG TTCTTTGGCTTTAAGGATCCATTGGTCCAACGATTGCTTAGGGAGCTAGTGGCCAATGTAGACGGAATTGCAGAACCGAATCTGCTATCTTCTAGCTTCTGCGGTGGCCCTTCCCTAACAGAGCAAGTCCTTAGATGCCCTAGTTCATGCTCATATCCTGATTTGCTGGCATGTTTGGTTGAGCCACGAATTACGAGAAAGAGAAGTAGGAGACCGGAAAACAAAG GAGGAACAGGACATGGAAGTCAGTGGAAGCGTTACAGTGTTAGCTCATGCATTTACTCAGCTTCGGGTGGAGATAAAATCATCTGTGGATCTCCTGGAATATTGCTGAAGCAAATGAACTCAAACATTTTGACCAAGTATGATGGGGTCGAAGCTGCCGGCGCAAAGAACCTTGAAAGCCCTGAAGATCATAAATCTACTGGCCTAACCCAATGTGTATCCACAGCAGAAGAATCC CTTGATAGGTTTAAAGATGGTGCAGCCCCTGGGTCGAGCTCTTCTGTGGAAATGGAACGCAACATTGAAGAACCTGTATTTGTGAATGACTCCGGTGTCAATGTCAGTGATATGTCTCTTTGTGCACTTGATACTTATGATAGTTTGCAAG ACAATGGAGATAAATCGCATGATCATGCGTTGACTAGTCTCAGCAAAACATCTTTCAATTCGCAAGGCGTGGTAGCTGCGAACCACAAGTCTGATTTTGAAGGTTTGGTTGCTGAATCACATCCTGGAGGGGAGATGGACAAGGACCCTTTGACTTGTAGCTCTGAGAAAAGTGACCTTGATTCTGTTGGTCAAGATGTAGCCAAGTCTATGATGACAGTTCTGCTTCCACAAGCACTACCTCTGCTCAAGGAGGCCTCAAGAAAGAAGAGTGAAGCAAAGCAAGGTGTTAGTGATCGAGGACATCTTTCAGGTGTTGTGGAATTTGAGGAGAAAAATGCTGGTCCGTTTGTTAATACATCATCTAGTGGT GATCTGGCAAACTATGGAAATGCACGagtagaaaaggaagaaaacatgCTAGTCCTAGCTGCAGATTCTGCTTCTATCATCAGAAGTTCTAAGAATGGCAATGCAATAGCTCCTGACAGCTTTGAG GATAAACTGAATGATGTCAGTATGAGTGGCACAAACAGTGTTTTTCATCTTGATGAAATGCATGTGCCCCCCagagaaaaaattcaaggagaTCGTGCTGATCTCAGGAATGTTTTTCAACACGGATCTCTGGACCTTCCTACTGAATGGGCTAATATGAGCACAGACTCGTTTTCATTTGAAGAGGGCCTCATAGCTGCATCTGATTGTATTTCAG ATGCATATGATTGGGGTAGGACTAACCATGAAGCTGATGCCAAAGCAGGTCTTGGTAACGACCGTGCCATGGTTGAGTGTAACACACTTTTGACTGGTAACTCTCAATGCCCGCGGTCAGAAGGCACTGTTGACAGGATTTTCAGAAATGGTTGCAGTGCTGAAAGATGTACTGCTGCTGGAGACTTCCTTTGCCAAGAGTTAAATGATGAACCAGGCCATACTGATATTGCAAAAATCCTCACAGTGGGACAGTCCAATCATGTGCCCACAGAGATGCCTACCACAAGCGTCAAGCATAATACAAATGAGGACCCCAATGGTTCACAAGTACAAGCACCTGTCTATGCATTAGTCAAGAAGAATATTTTGAGCTTCCCTTCAGCTCAACCAATTGACGAGAAACCAAGAAACTCTTTACCATATCTGGTGTCAGCCACTGATATGCTTGATTGCATGACAGATACTGCTAACAAAGATCAGGCTGTTCCACAGTTAAAATCGTCTGGGAATGTGCAGCTCAACAATGAGCAGAAAAGCATATATCAGCTCATTGGTTGCTATGTTCATCCTCTTCCAATTGTGGCGGTGTGGTTGAGTACACACGAAAATGAGACATATATATGCATACTCTGTGGCCTTGAAGAGGATAAGGTGAAAACCTTGTTTCTATACAACATACCCACTGAACATGCAGGGGAAGGATGCCCCTCATTTCTTGGTCATACACCAGTTACTTTGCCaatcccacaaaatatatatggTGGTCGG ATTGCGCCGGAAAGATCTTACTTACAGTTCACACCGCATGGAAAAGGCCTCGTCTTTCTTGGCTGTATGGAAGCACCATGTTGCAG GGAAAGAAGAATTTCATGTTCGTGCTCAACATGTGCATTGGTCTCATTTGATGAGACTGCCGTTAGGATTGTTCAAGCAAACATGGGTTACGTGACTCTTGTGGCAACTCTGAAAGCTATTGACAGGGTACACTCAATAGTGGTCTGCGAACCTAATTATCTGGTTGCTATTGGAGAGAGTGGGAGACTGCATCTGTGGGCCATGAATCCAGCCTGGAG TGCTGAGACAGAAGAATTTGATATACCAACCAGTGATTGCGTTTCTCCTTGCATTGTGGAGTTGAAGAAAATCCCAAGACATGCATACTTGGTTGTTGGACATAATGGCCTTGGGGAATTTAGTCTGTG GGATGTATCAAAGCGCATTTTCTTGTCTAAGTTCTCTCATCCCAATCCTTCAGTTTCTACCTTCCTTCCAATCAGCTTACTTAGATGGAGAAGGCAAGATTTTATTTCGGGAAGAAATCTAGAGGAGCATGTCGATGTAATTATGGAAGCAACAATGAAGGGCTTCTCAGGGCATGATGCAAATCACACCTTTCTTCATTTAGAAGAGGAGGATATTGCTTTATGGCTTCTAGTTGCTGCTGTTTCTGACGTTGAATGCGACTATCAATTAAATGCTCGCCGAAAAGATTCAGTTGTAGAATGGAGACTAGCTCTATTGGCGGAGAAAATGGTTATCTTGGGAAATACATTGGATCAAAG GGTCGCTTCAGTGGGCGTATTAACTGGACAAGGGATCATTGCTACAAATGAAGGACATGTTTACATGTGGGAGTTATCTACTGGAAAAAGATTGGGGACTCTTCATCATTTCCCAG
- the LOC115752852 gene encoding uncharacterized protein LOC115752852 isoform X2, with protein MSMAKSKEEEDEAAKTDGLEIISIGRLYNGPWDKKYWSCSRGKDRYPYPIGYQAVRAHGGSRCKIEVREGSKGPLFTVTAADGHSCSGQTPNIAWDRFQKKGFPRMKIWHGKRFSCKIDGTEFFGFKDPLVQRLLRELVANVDGIAEPNLLSSSFCGGPSLTEQVLRCPSSCSYPDLLACLVEPRITRKRSRRPENKGTRSSSEVPFERLQTSVLENFKNSNPGGTGHGSQWKRYSVSSCIYSASGGDKIICGSPGILLKQMNSNILTKYDGVEAAGAKNLESPEDHKSTGLTQCVSTAEESLDRFKDGAAPGSSSSVEMERNIEEPVFVNDSGVNVSDMSLCALDTYDSLQDNGDKSHDHALTSLSKTSFNSQGVVAANHKSDFEGLVAESHPGGEMDKDPLTCSSEKSDLDSVGQDVAKSMMTVLLPQALPLLKEASRKKSEAKQGVSDRGHLSGVVEFEEKNADLANYGNARVEKEENMLVLAADSASIIRSSKNGNAIAPDSFEDKLNDVSMSGTNSVFHLDEMHVPPREKIQGDRADLRNVFQHGSLDLPTEWANMSTDSFSFEEGLIAASDCISDAYDWGRTNHEADAKAGLGNDRAMVECNTLLTGNSQCPRSEGTVDRIFRNGCSAERCTAAGDFLCQELNDEPGHTDIAKILTVGQSNHVPTEMPTTSVKHNTNEDPNGSQVQAPVYALVKKNILSFPSAQPIDEKPRNSLPYLVSATDMLDCMTDTANKDQAVPQLKSSGNVQLNNEQKSIYQLIGCYVHPLPIVAVWLSTHENETYICILCGLEEDKVKTLFLYNIPTEHAGEGCPSFLGHTPVTLPIPQNIYGGRIAPERSYLQFTPHGKGLVFLGCMEAPCCRERRISCSCSTCALVSFDETAVRIVQANMGYVTLVATLKAIDRVHSIVVCEPNYLVAIGESGRLHLWAMNPAWSAETEEFDIPTSDCVSPCIVELKKIPRHAYLVVGHNGLGEFSLWDVSKRIFLSKFSHPNPSVSTFLPISLLRWRRQDFISGRNLEEHVDVIMEATMKGFSGHDANHTFLHLEEEDIALWLLVAAVSDVECDYQLNARRKDSVVEWRLALLAEKMVILGNTLDQRVASVGVLTGQGIIATNEGHVYMWELSTGKRLGTLHHFPGGSVSCIATNDSTPAVFAAAGDGGKLLVYRHSQFKAMDRK; from the exons ATGTCAATGGCGAAAtcgaaagaggaggaagatgaagcgGCGAAGACGGACGGTCTGGAGATAATCTCTATCGGGCGCTTGTACAATGGACCGTGGGATAAGAAGTACTGGAGCTGCTCTAGG GGAAAAGACCGGTACCCTTATCCTATTGGATATCAAGCTGTTCGAGCTCATGGTGGGAGCAGATGTAAGATAGAAGTTCGTGAAGGTTCTAAAGGGCCTTTGTTTACG GTTACTGCTGCGGATGGACATTCATGCTCTGGGCAAACTCCAAATATTGCCTGGGATAGGTTTCAAAAGAAAGGTTTCCCTCGTATGAAGATATGGCATGGAAAGAGATTTTCTTGCAAGATAGATGGCACTGAG TTCTTTGGCTTTAAGGATCCATTGGTCCAACGATTGCTTAGGGAGCTAGTGGCCAATGTAGACGGAATTGCAGAACCGAATCTGCTATCTTCTAGCTTCTGCGGTGGCCCTTCCCTAACAGAGCAAGTCCTTAGATGCCCTAGTTCATGCTCATATCCTGATTTGCTGGCATGTTTGGTTGAGCCACGAATTACGAGAAAGAGAAGTAGGAGACCGGAAAACAAAGGTACAAGGTCCAGTTCTGAAGTTCCCTTTGAAAGACTACAAACTTCAGTTCTGGAAAATTTTAAGAACTCGAATCCAGGAGGAACAGGACATGGAAGTCAGTGGAAGCGTTACAGTGTTAGCTCATGCATTTACTCAGCTTCGGGTGGAGATAAAATCATCTGTGGATCTCCTGGAATATTGCTGAAGCAAATGAACTCAAACATTTTGACCAAGTATGATGGGGTCGAAGCTGCCGGCGCAAAGAACCTTGAAAGCCCTGAAGATCATAAATCTACTGGCCTAACCCAATGTGTATCCACAGCAGAAGAATCC CTTGATAGGTTTAAAGATGGTGCAGCCCCTGGGTCGAGCTCTTCTGTGGAAATGGAACGCAACATTGAAGAACCTGTATTTGTGAATGACTCCGGTGTCAATGTCAGTGATATGTCTCTTTGTGCACTTGATACTTATGATAGTTTGCAAG ACAATGGAGATAAATCGCATGATCATGCGTTGACTAGTCTCAGCAAAACATCTTTCAATTCGCAAGGCGTGGTAGCTGCGAACCACAAGTCTGATTTTGAAGGTTTGGTTGCTGAATCACATCCTGGAGGGGAGATGGACAAGGACCCTTTGACTTGTAGCTCTGAGAAAAGTGACCTTGATTCTGTTGGTCAAGATGTAGCCAAGTCTATGATGACAGTTCTGCTTCCACAAGCACTACCTCTGCTCAAGGAGGCCTCAAGAAAGAAGAGTGAAGCAAAGCAAGGTGTTAGTGATCGAGGACATCTTTCAGGTGTTGTGGAATTTGAGGAGAAAAATGCTG ATCTGGCAAACTATGGAAATGCACGagtagaaaaggaagaaaacatgCTAGTCCTAGCTGCAGATTCTGCTTCTATCATCAGAAGTTCTAAGAATGGCAATGCAATAGCTCCTGACAGCTTTGAG GATAAACTGAATGATGTCAGTATGAGTGGCACAAACAGTGTTTTTCATCTTGATGAAATGCATGTGCCCCCCagagaaaaaattcaaggagaTCGTGCTGATCTCAGGAATGTTTTTCAACACGGATCTCTGGACCTTCCTACTGAATGGGCTAATATGAGCACAGACTCGTTTTCATTTGAAGAGGGCCTCATAGCTGCATCTGATTGTATTTCAG ATGCATATGATTGGGGTAGGACTAACCATGAAGCTGATGCCAAAGCAGGTCTTGGTAACGACCGTGCCATGGTTGAGTGTAACACACTTTTGACTGGTAACTCTCAATGCCCGCGGTCAGAAGGCACTGTTGACAGGATTTTCAGAAATGGTTGCAGTGCTGAAAGATGTACTGCTGCTGGAGACTTCCTTTGCCAAGAGTTAAATGATGAACCAGGCCATACTGATATTGCAAAAATCCTCACAGTGGGACAGTCCAATCATGTGCCCACAGAGATGCCTACCACAAGCGTCAAGCATAATACAAATGAGGACCCCAATGGTTCACAAGTACAAGCACCTGTCTATGCATTAGTCAAGAAGAATATTTTGAGCTTCCCTTCAGCTCAACCAATTGACGAGAAACCAAGAAACTCTTTACCATATCTGGTGTCAGCCACTGATATGCTTGATTGCATGACAGATACTGCTAACAAAGATCAGGCTGTTCCACAGTTAAAATCGTCTGGGAATGTGCAGCTCAACAATGAGCAGAAAAGCATATATCAGCTCATTGGTTGCTATGTTCATCCTCTTCCAATTGTGGCGGTGTGGTTGAGTACACACGAAAATGAGACATATATATGCATACTCTGTGGCCTTGAAGAGGATAAGGTGAAAACCTTGTTTCTATACAACATACCCACTGAACATGCAGGGGAAGGATGCCCCTCATTTCTTGGTCATACACCAGTTACTTTGCCaatcccacaaaatatatatggTGGTCGG ATTGCGCCGGAAAGATCTTACTTACAGTTCACACCGCATGGAAAAGGCCTCGTCTTTCTTGGCTGTATGGAAGCACCATGTTGCAG GGAAAGAAGAATTTCATGTTCGTGCTCAACATGTGCATTGGTCTCATTTGATGAGACTGCCGTTAGGATTGTTCAAGCAAACATGGGTTACGTGACTCTTGTGGCAACTCTGAAAGCTATTGACAGGGTACACTCAATAGTGGTCTGCGAACCTAATTATCTGGTTGCTATTGGAGAGAGTGGGAGACTGCATCTGTGGGCCATGAATCCAGCCTGGAG TGCTGAGACAGAAGAATTTGATATACCAACCAGTGATTGCGTTTCTCCTTGCATTGTGGAGTTGAAGAAAATCCCAAGACATGCATACTTGGTTGTTGGACATAATGGCCTTGGGGAATTTAGTCTGTG GGATGTATCAAAGCGCATTTTCTTGTCTAAGTTCTCTCATCCCAATCCTTCAGTTTCTACCTTCCTTCCAATCAGCTTACTTAGATGGAGAAGGCAAGATTTTATTTCGGGAAGAAATCTAGAGGAGCATGTCGATGTAATTATGGAAGCAACAATGAAGGGCTTCTCAGGGCATGATGCAAATCACACCTTTCTTCATTTAGAAGAGGAGGATATTGCTTTATGGCTTCTAGTTGCTGCTGTTTCTGACGTTGAATGCGACTATCAATTAAATGCTCGCCGAAAAGATTCAGTTGTAGAATGGAGACTAGCTCTATTGGCGGAGAAAATGGTTATCTTGGGAAATACATTGGATCAAAG GGTCGCTTCAGTGGGCGTATTAACTGGACAAGGGATCATTGCTACAAATGAAGGACATGTTTACATGTGGGAGTTATCTACTGGAAAAAGATTGGGGACTCTTCATCATTTCCCAG